CACAAAATACAGAATGCAGATGGAGCAAAATATTATGTAGGATGTTCTGCATAATTCTGCATAACATATATGAAACctactaaacacacacacacacactagacaGATTCCACAAGGATTTCACATCCTTGTGATGGGGCCACAACATGCAGCTCTTATTGCTACTGTAACTTGTTTAATCAGATTTAGTATTATTTGTTTTGCctgtatttacattttaatgctgATTTACACTGATTTCAGGTTCCATTAAAGCCTTTTTCCCCATTGATATTGAATTGTTCTCCTATCATTTCCCATATTTTTCCAGATCAAGCACATGATGGCTTTCATTGAGCAGGAGGCCAATGAAAAAGCAGAGGAGAttgatgcaaaggtaatttTTCTTTTAGCTTTAAATTATTCCATTGAAGTAATGCAATGTTATAGTGgaaattgtgtgtatatatatatatggtgatAAGTGACTCCCCCTGCAGGCAGAGGAGGAGTTCAACATTGAGAAAGGTCGGTTGGTTCAGACCCAGCGTCTGAAGATTATGGAGTATTACGAGAAGAAGGAGAAGCAGATCGAACAgcagaagaaaatgtgagtgtgACTTCCTCTGACTGAAGCAACTTGACGCCCAAATCATTACTGTGGAAATTCCCAGTTTCCTCAAAATGTGTTACTCAAACAAGCGTTTCATGCTGTAAAACGGTTTCagataatttaattatttatgaaatgttCTACTTGTTAATTCCATGTCCCTAATAGTGTTTTAATTGTTTGCTTCATGTCCACAGTCAAATGTCCAACCTAATGAACCAGGCCAGACTGAAGGTCCTGAAGGCCCGTGATGACATGATTTCGGTTAGTTCCtgctttcttttgtggaaaatCCAACCTTAAACAAAATTTTGGGTAGGAGTTTCTGTTGTTAATTCTGTGCTCTTTAGGATTTGCTAAACGACGCTCGTCAGCGACTAGCGAATATAGCCAGAGATCCATCTAGATACGCTGCTCTGATGGACGGACTTATCCTGCAGGTGAGCAATAAGCAAACATAATGTAGCAAATCAGATCTGTCAAAGACTTTCTGTGAGTTTTACGCTCTAATATTCTCATGTTTCAGGGTTTTTACCAGCTCCTGGAACCCAAAGTGACTATCCGTTGCCGCAAACAAGACGTGGGGATAGTGCAGGTCTGTAGATGTATATTCAATGACAACTGAAaccattaatttatttttatgcacatttttgaaTATCGCTGGATGgcataaattcaaaaaatgtgcataaaaaaaaaaaaagtatgcacTCAAGgcggatacattttttttttatccgataagaagacatgcgcataaactacgatggaaacacatttaccgaataaatccctcgatgcacaacaaaaaactcacgtgactttgcctcaacagtggatgtgattggatcACTGGACTAACCGGCGGACCAATCGCATTGCACAGCCTCTCAAATGTTGCTTTGATTATTCTGACATGCATGAACCAtagtctgtcatcaaaataaTTTGGTATAATTCCCTCCAAGAAGCGTCTCACAAGAATGTGTTCATAAACACCAGGCGTCCGAACACAAGATAACATAAAAGAGTTTATTGCGTTCTGTTTGTGCGCTCTGAGTCATTTATGAtgaaaaagagccacagtggcttccccAATTGCAGTAACTTCCATTTTTACTATAGATATTTTTTgtgccaatttcccaggaagtgacgattttgttcttttggtcacatgggatggaaacgctgctttatttgcaaatgaTTTATACGATATTACAAttttgcaactttggatggaaacatagctactaAAATAATCTGCTCTAACTGACCTTAGCAAAATATGTcttttattaggctgctgtgcAGAAAAACATCCCCATCTACAAGGCAGCTGTGAAGGACAGTCTTGAAGTGCGCATTGACCAGGACCACTTCCTCTCTCCAGAAATGTAAGCATCTGCGCTTCTTAAGCAGttcctcatttataaaattagCCTGAACAATGTTagctctctttttttaatctttaaaatgaaagtttgtgtgtttttctgtgtaGCTCTGGTGGTATTGAGCTGTATAATGCTGATGGGAAGATCAAAGTGTCCAACACTCTGGAGAGCAGGCTGGACCTCATGGCACAACAGGTATACAGCATTTGGGCTGAGAGGATTATGATCAGTGTTgggaaaagttatttttaaaaaaatgcgttgcaatattgcgttactcccaaaaaaaaaaaagtaactgattgcgttaattagttactttttatggaaagtaatgttagGTTACGtttgagttactttttctcatctgggctgggcttggtTGTTTGGTTCTATTTATGCCAAACAtcaaggccctttcacaccaaaagtgaaatgatgcaggagaagaaagttcaacactcttacttcagcaataaaaacaaaaaaatgaaacacaaatgtgatgtttaactaaagtcatttttgctgcttagtatggttgaattggatcatcggaaggccagcagcaaagacactggttaataaagtgagattaaatactttaattatgtattatttaacattttaattattgcaggtttgcttaatagtttgcatttcactgtttataTTCTTTtcgaggaatactgaatctgtttttgtgcaagtgagacgagtaaatgctcacatttagtctagaactacaataaccatcatgtttacacacagcgcacacaacttgcgttacttgtttgaaaaagtaacttatgcattactttactagtaaCTTGAAAAAGatatctgattacataactcgtgttacttgtaatgtgttactccAACACTGATTATGAGAAGCATAATGCTAGATTTTGATTTGCTTTTGATTTCTTTCCAGATGATGCCTGAAATCCGAGTTGTGCTGTTTGGTGCAAACCAGAACCGCAAGTTCATGGACTGATTCTCACTCACAGAGGGAACCTTTTAGAACCACGGCAGAACGCCATTGTTtgatgttgtatttttattttcattctgaTGTTAAAGACTCCATtcctgtgtctgtctgtctgtatttaAGAAAATATCATGTGTATGCGTGTGTTCTGTATGTGGTGATTCATTATTGCTGTAAAAAGGATCAAAATAGTGTTTTGATTGGCTGCTGGAACTCTGGTCCTGAACATCTCATGTGTTTGATTTCGAATGCAGCTGGAATATAACATGTTTATGtttacagaaatgtaaaaatttaaactgatgtagaaattacataaaattcCAAAGCTCTTATTAGTTTGTGAACTGACTCTAATAATCATTTCGACAACAGCTACATCTTGAACATCCAACAAACTGGTGACACAGACTTGACTATTACGATGTGTTGAGTTGAATGTTTATTTGCTGTCCATTCCTGTGGTGCAGAGCATGACTTGTATATCAGAACCAAACGTGTCTGTTAACACTGCAAAGATTATAttgatgtgaaaatgataaaataaaaaacaatatagaCCAGATCTTCTCCCATTGTGTTTTACTCAGTCTAATGTGGATGATTGTGGGTTAATCGGGTAAATGTCAGTCATTTGGAGAATGTCATAATGAGAACTGTTTGTGAAGGGTCTTATTCTACGAGTCATTTGAGATTTCACAGTATGTCACATGCTCTATTGTCATCACATTCTTAATATGTGCTGTCCTGCAGAATGAGGAACTTGACATACAGAAACAAGGCAGCTGAAATACATGCTCTCTGAATGTAAGACGAATAGCGGGGAACAAAAAGGgagtaatgaataaaataaacttgaaGGTAAGGTCACGTTTAGCATTTCGATGGAGTTATTATTTATAatcaatagtaatattttaaggTTTGCTGTTTTTCTTACTGCTGAGTGTATATTTTCTATGTTAGACTGTTAGAAATGTCAGTTACTTGATTATTGCAAAAGCTAGGAGTCAAGCAACcaatttaaaacaatgtgtTGAATATAATAGTAATTATGATGTAGGTTACAATTTGATCATGTTTGATCacgataataataaaaaataatatctatTAATAAAATTGATGTTCAAAGATGTAAAATACACCTAAAAATGTAGTTTAGGTGCAAATTGTTCTGAGTAAAAGAATGTATAACCATCAGACACATTTGATAAATACCAATCACTTTTCTAAAATCACTAACAAGCATGGGAATTTCACTCTCTCATTGTCTCAGGATCTCTGTACCAGCATGAGGGGTCTCTTCTGGCATATCTTCAGCAGGGTAGCTCTGATCATGCTGATTTTACCATGTATCAGAGAGTGTAATCCAATGCCAGACCCCCATCAGAGGGATCTGATGCTGAAGCAGGAGATCTCCCAGCAAGTAGGAGGTGGAGTGGAGCTCACTCCAGCAGAACTGCAGCTGGATTCACTCCTACACCAGCTAAAGCTGAAGGAAATGGTTTATTCACCTTTCCCACCTGCCAATCACTTCTTCAAAGTGCGGCACATTGTGCAAAAAAGCCCTGTCTTCAAACTGCTACAGAAAATGCCAAAGGGTAAAAAATGGTTATATGTTTGGGATGttctttttcacatattttacattgtcgcagcacctctcttcccggtctgtcagtaacactctaGGTGTGTCCCAGTTCacatacttatgcactattctatgttgttttgtagtataaatagtgcaaGTAGTGTGTTCACTTTAAATACCCAGGTAATGTACTTAATTAACTTAAAAAGAGGAAGTGTGTAATGTTGGACACTTTATGCACTCATacaccagtgtgttgtgattagtCAGCCGCTTCAAGAGTGTTTGAGAAATGTCATGCCCCTTAGTATAACTGTTTCAACACTACTAACTCAACTCAACCAActcaaataatttttattatttaaatgaggaatattgtgatgtgtttgttcccggaagaaaactcaagactacaatgcaggtgtttcagggagttcagaaacagtgtgcactgatatagagaataactccctttggagggactatgtgctttgtaacttgctcaaacagcaacattacacactaaaaaaaagctgagaatgtaaaaaaaaacatgtaataggacccctttaaggtTAAGGTGTGTacggtagggttaggggttagtaTTTGTAACATTGTGTAGACAATCAGCACTGTGACTGACATGACCAAAGAAATCTCTGAAAGTTTGCGCTGAAAtggttttaaggaaaaaaaaatcacatatttgGGGCCCATCTGCCTTTCAGATGACAAAATTACTCTGTGCCTTACAGGTGCTGCCCTTCACATCCACAGCTCCGCTATGGTGAGTGTGGAATGGCTGGTGCTGAATGCAACATATAGGCCTCATTGTTACATCTGCTTCACGTGGGACGGCTCACTGCAGTTCATTTTCTCTACCACTACACCCTTTCCGCGCTGGGGATGCTTTGTCTGGAAACGGCTAGACATGCTGAGGGCCAGTCTCAGTGACGTTACTGCCTTTGATAACAGGTGATTACACTTATTTCAACATCAGGCATAAAATAACAACTGGTACAATCAATAACAGTGACCGTTCAGGATATGTTATTGCTATATGTGCtatggcgcaggctgatgggtccttaatGTAACTGCTGATATTTACATTGTTAACTACATGGTACAAGTTGATTGGTTCATGTGGCATCTGCAGCCACTGAacttgctgctcaacatttaaatagctgCTTAGCgttcactatagcagtttgcagcactCTCAATCAGAGTTCCTCTGTAACTCTcctccttccccagctccacctgtatagatctgctatgggcaattatatatattctattaGTGTAGCATTAGTATGCTCATAGCAGCCTATCTGTGTAtttattggcagtagcaagttcctgtacttgctctgcagcagcattaatctacaacaacagcaataatcaacagcagcagtgtgtgtgtgtgtgtgtgtgtgtgtccaaatatattgatatttaattATAACCAGTTCTAAAACCAACAAACTGAAAATAGACTAATTACATGAATTCAATTTCTCAGTTTAATGCGGAATCTTACACTCTTCACGGAAGACCCGGAGACGTCTTATCCAACACAAGATGCAGCATGGGACAGGTTTGAGAAGATTTTTAGTGCTCTATCTGGGCTGATCAACTATGCACCTGTTTTTAAGGACTACATTTACGAGGCTCTGAAGGAACTTTACGAAGACAACATCATGTACGTGGAGCTGAGGGTCGGACAGTCCAAGGTTTGCAACTGTTAAATCACATTACCATAAGTTTATACAGTATGTGCTCTAAAATAATTTGTGATCATATAGCATGTTTTACTTTAAGTGcctctattatgctattttaaaggttcttaatttcgttttggaggtctcctacatgCATCCAAGGCCAAAAAAGgctttcattttctcacaatATACGTTGTAGCATCACCTCGGCTCGATAAAGGATTCACTCTGCGTCTGAACATGCCGTACTATACAGTATgttaaaaacagtatgtgagccTAGTAGTATGTCCGAGTATGCAAAGCAGATCttgacatgtcgacaacacaaaccaaactcttccaggcttCAGCTacagctacagtgtttgagggtgggtcaaagtagatgttATTCACGGCAGCCAATGAAAACTATAGgttggcattatgcaaatttgttacaagcCTACGTAGGCTCGTGCAggaagactggaattactgaccacttgtttcaggcagttcagaatctattctttcttttgggagacaataactttgatctttgaaactttgcagaccttttacattcacaaactgtCATATTACACACTACCTGAAAAAGCAtaacaggggcactttaaaaatgtaaaatcccCTAATAAAAGGTCCCTTACAGACTggtcatttaaataaatccaTGAACAATCCATATCTAAATCCAAATCCTTAAATTTATGTGAAaaccatgtttattttatattgtccTGAAAACCATCTATATTGTAAAATGATATTATGTTTAGGCGTATGAACTGGATGGCACTACTCATGACAGAGTGTGGTCTCTGGAGGTCTACAGAAACATCACTGAACAGTTCAGAGCAAATCATCCAGACTTCATAGGAACTCGTATAATCTTCACTGTCCACAGGTAAAATAATGCTTCCTTGAAACATCAACTCGAGATCACAAAAGCAAAGACACATGCCATAAATTACTGCAGAGTAAGAACAAGAAACATTTTAGCGAACTCTCAGTTCAAAAAGATGAATTATATTGTCTAGGATTTTGTTTCGACAGGAGGATTTAATATACTTTTCTGCTGATCTGAATGCATACGCAGGAATCTTTATGTGTATCAAGTAAAGCAAGCAGTGCAAGAGGCCATAGAAATGCAGCGAAAATATCCAGACATCGTCGCTGGATTTGACCTGGTAATCTCACCCTTGAATTAAGTTAGGCTACAATCTGTAGCCGTGCCACCAGAATGCAATAACCAAGGGACCTAAAAGATCTGAAAAGTAAATGTGTCTGTCTGCACTGTCAGCAGGCCACAGCAAAATAACTAAAAGAACCAATAAACCATGGCAGACACAGAAGAGACTTTTTGAACAGAATTTGActatttgaacaaaataaaaaaatgaaaggggTAAAATTATATACCACATTTACCACAGGGAGGAAAAAAGAAATAGCAAATAAGAAAGAGAGGTGGTCAAGAGGAGGTGAAAGAAAATGGCTGCGTTCGAAAGCTTTGGCAGCTGACTAGTTGCCTTGATGCCGTGTATCAGGCAGTTGAGTGCAAGTGTTTTCATCATTTCTCCCATTGGgatttcaaaaaaatctttgtttaaAGCGTTATAAACCAACCAACTACGAGGagaatcataacattacaaatgttgatttgaagcaaaaagtatctgaaaataaaatagaagACTGTGTAACGCTTTAGTGATAGAAATAACTACAATCAtatgaagcattgcaaacaacattataaaattaaaaacaatggagaaatataaaactactcatttgttgattgtttatatagagccaaggattccaattATACAAGACACGAGCCTGCAACAAACagtttaggagttatgagccattttgCGCTACTCAAATGGGCCTATATAAAAACACCATACTTgatgtttattgcaaaatatggatatatatataatcaaatatttaagtattttgagagcataAGGAGATCGAAAAGACAAGATCTTTTGCCGCTTGTTtcaactctctgattggtggaattatctgtacagcatcatgggtaatgtagtttttcacaaCGAATTCTGCTGCtaaacacaattattttaaaagttgaaataatgcagtctaacggcttcaacagaagcaaatactatCGAATAACCTCATAGCTCACAGGAAGGCTGtctttaaagtaatttttttcatgacatgtatactctttttaaaagtatgctaaagttctttttcacaaggaaaTTGGGCTTGATCCCTGCATGTAACAATGACTGCATgtctttgatcaatttattgctgTAGGTAGGTCGTGAAGACACTGGAAGATCTATCTGGTACTTTCGAGATGCCTTATCACTCCCTTCAGAGATGAAAACACAACTTCCTTTCTTTTTCCATGCTGGAGAAACAGGTCAGTATGTAGCTCACTTATTTTCACAGTTACAAATACCCAGCTACAAAAATATGGTCTAAGAACATTTCACCAATGTTCCAATTACATtctgaaaatgttatttctaaATGTCCTCTAAACATTCAAACGTTTTCTTGATTGTGTGAACATTTGCCACGTTAAACTGTGGATGTTTGCTTTTAGATTTAGATGGGACAGATGTGGACAGGAATGTGTTGGACGCTCTGTTGTTTAACACCAGCCGCATTGGACATGGCTTTGCGCTGGGACATCATCCCCTGGCCAAGCAGCTCTCCAGGACGAGAGGGGTGGCTGTGGAGTTGTGTCCCATTTCCAACCAGGTATGGCTGCAGTGCAAAACACATGGGTGGGGGCTAGTTTGTCCCTCAAATAAAGTTTGTTGTACTTCACATGGTGtgattaaaaatgatatttGGACAGACTTGGCAGAATTATAATGTAAGTGTGACTGGTTGAATAAACAGTGTTTGGTTTTCTCCAGGTGCTACAGCTAGTCTCGGATCTGCGAAACCACCCCGCCGCGGCACTAATGTCAGACGGTCATCCCATAGTGGTGAGCTCTGATGATCCCACCTTATTCGGGACCACAGGGCTCTCCTATGATTTCTACCAGGCCTTTGTGGGTATTGGAGGGCTGAGCGCAAACCTGGGCACTCTAAAGGAAATTGCGATGAATTCAATCAGGTGCAAGATTAATTCATACACTTTCAGTTGATAAATAATTTCAGGTACGTAGACAAGTTTAAGGTTGCATTTTCTTCCTTTTTAACAGGTACAGTTCCTTGTCACCACAACTACAGGATAAAGCTATGACGATATGGCAGGAAAAGTGGAATAAATTCGTAGCAGACAATTCATAACAGAAGAGGAGAAgactgtattatttattattattacccaGCTAAtagggaacattctcagaactttggctaacattctggcaaggttctcacAAAgctatgaacaaatgttcttccagtaacattaatagaatgttcgttcaaataatgttctcaaaatttgaacacaaaaacattatttatacatcattttagggtaacactttatttcgatagtccactttagacattcaaCTAACTTTAAGTAACTCTGCAACTCTACGTCAACTAGCAGTCGTTACAGTATTactagactgtctgcttaatatctgctaatgctcccaacagacattctactgtctataagtaactttgcaactaaatgtcaacttattctattaACCctaacagtaatactgtgagttagttgacatgtagttgcacagttacttatagttagtagaatgttgaAAGTGGACCAGCAAAATAAAGCGCAACCAATTTTGGTTGGATGttcgtctaacattttttaaatgttaaagaatgttttgagaacattcaaaagtaaccttcccataatgtttgcaaaattataaattGGAATGTTCCCTTATTGTCCGCactcagaaataacattttcataacttaatgagaatgttagcaaaatgtttttagaacagattttgttagctgggtagttatgttataaaattaaaaaaataaataaaataaaaaaatcagcattttgTGCAGAGGGACTGACTACATGTTGAGAGTATTATTTGACATACTACTTTGACCAAGTTTGATCTGTGAGGTTTATACAAAGTGTCCCACATTTcaacacatttatataaatgaattaaGCATATACATTTCATAATCCTGAATTACTTACTGTATCGTCCAGATTTGATTTCTGCACTCCTGAATTAAAACTTCATATTTTCCTTTGTGGTCCTCACTGATCTCCAGACAGTGTTTAGTGCCTCTGTTCTGTATAGCCTGTcactaaaaacaagaaaaagcaCCAGGTATATCCTCAAAAGTATTTGAACATGGGCGTTTTGCATGCAGAGGTTCTGGCATTATACTTTCTAGGTCATGATTAATCACCTGTTTGAAGTCCCAGTACATGTGTTGCTTAAACCTTTTTGTATCTGAACACAAGTACAGCTCTGGAAACCTGCCTGAGCCTGGATCAATTAGACAGCGGGCAGATTGGTGTGAACTGGACATATGGAGACCAATTCTCACTGCTTACTGTATAATAAAACACTTGT
The Ctenopharyngodon idella isolate HZGC_01 chromosome 4, HZGC01, whole genome shotgun sequence genome window above contains:
- the atp6v1e1b gene encoding V-type proton ATPase subunit E 1, coding for MALSDADVQKQIKHMMAFIEQEANEKAEEIDAKAEEEFNIEKGRLVQTQRLKIMEYYEKKEKQIEQQKKIQMSNLMNQARLKVLKARDDMISDLLNDARQRLANIARDPSRYAALMDGLILQGFYQLLEPKVTIRCRKQDVGIVQAAVQKNIPIYKAAVKDSLEVRIDQDHFLSPEISGGIELYNADGKIKVSNTLESRLDLMAQQMMPEIRVVLFGANQNRKFMD
- the ada2b gene encoding adenosine deaminase 2-A isoform X1 encodes the protein MNKINLKDLCTSMRGLFWHIFSRVALIMLILPCIRECNPMPDPHQRDLMLKQEISQQVGGGVELTPAELQLDSLLHQLKLKEMVYSPFPPANHFFKVRHIVQKSPVFKLLQKMPKGAALHIHSSAMVSVEWLVLNATYRPHCYICFTWDGSLQFIFSTTTPFPRWGCFVWKRLDMLRASLSDVTAFDNSLMRNLTLFTEDPETSYPTQDAAWDRFEKIFSALSGLINYAPVFKDYIYEALKELYEDNIMYVELRVGQSKAYELDGTTHDRVWSLEVYRNITEQFRANHPDFIGTRIIFTVHRNLYVYQVKQAVQEAIEMQRKYPDIVAGFDLVGREDTGRSIWYFRDALSLPSEMKTQLPFFFHAGETDLDGTDVDRNVLDALLFNTSRIGHGFALGHHPLAKQLSRTRGVAVELCPISNQVLQLVSDLRNHPAAALMSDGHPIVVSSDDPTLFGTTGLSYDFYQAFVGIGGLSANLGTLKEIAMNSIRYSSLSPQLQDKAMTIWQEKWNKFVADNS
- the ada2b gene encoding adenosine deaminase 2-A isoform X2, whose product is MNKINLKDLCTSMRGLFWHIFSRVALIMLILPCIRECNPMPDPHQRDLMLKQEISQQVGGGVELTPAELQLDSLLHQLKLKEMVYSPFPPANHFFKVRHIVQKSPVFKLLQKMPKGAALHIHSSAMVSVEWLVLNATYRPHCYICFTWDGSLQFIFSTTTPFPRWGCFVWKRLDMLRASLSDVTAFDNSLMRNLTLFTEDPETSYPTQDAAWDRFEKIFSALSGLINYAPVFKDYIYEALKELYEDNIMYVELRVGQSKAYELDGTTHDRVWSLEVYRNITEQFRANHPDFIGTRIIFTVHRRI